From a region of the Lentilactobacillus curieae genome:
- a CDS encoding NUDIX domain-containing protein, producing the protein MDFEEKVLSTEEVYDGAIINVVRQKVELPDGQISHRDIVRHAKAVGILALTDQNEMILERQWRAPVAKTVLEIPAGKVDSRDEANLDHAVYRELNEEIRMVPNHVERLCGFYSTVGFSDEFMELYLASDLKPVEDELPRDKGEFLELSTVSLPEALKMVKSGEIEDAKTITAILYWQMLDQQK; encoded by the coding sequence GTGGATTTTGAAGAAAAAGTTTTATCAACGGAAGAAGTATACGACGGCGCAATTATCAACGTTGTTCGTCAAAAAGTTGAGTTACCAGATGGCCAGATAAGTCATAGAGATATAGTTCGTCATGCAAAAGCAGTGGGGATTTTGGCTTTAACTGATCAAAATGAAATGATTTTGGAACGTCAATGGCGGGCACCAGTTGCAAAGACAGTCTTGGAAATTCCAGCCGGAAAAGTTGATAGCAGAGATGAGGCAAATCTGGATCACGCTGTTTATCGGGAACTAAACGAAGAAATTCGGATGGTGCCTAATCACGTTGAGCGGTTGTGTGGCTTTTATTCGACTGTTGGTTTTAGTGACGAATTCATGGAGTTATACTTAGCTTCTGATTTAAAGCCGGTTGAAGATGAACTTCCCCGTGACAAAGGTGAGTTCTTAGAACTATCAACTGTATCATTGCCAGAAGCACTTAAAATGGTTAAGAGCGGTGAAATTGAGGATGCCAAGACAATCACTGCAATCCTGTACTGGCAGATGCTTGATCAACAGAAGTAG
- a CDS encoding cold-shock protein encodes MLKGTIKSYNEKNAFGFIDQDDEEEDLFFFKDAVRSDQIYQIAAGKRVEFVTAPGKKGPQGAKISIIED; translated from the coding sequence ATGTTAAAAGGAACGATTAAGAGTTACAACGAAAAGAATGCGTTCGGATTTATTGATCAAGATGATGAAGAAGAAGATTTGTTTTTCTTTAAGGATGCTGTAAGATCTGACCAAATCTATCAAATTGCCGCCGGTAAACGGGTAGAATTTGTGACAGCACCAGGAAAAAAGGGCCCTCAAGGAGCTAAAATTTCAATCATTGAAGACTAA
- a CDS encoding 5'-methylthioadenosine/adenosylhomocysteine nucleosidase — protein MIYGIICAMDEELAILKSNLDNEISKQVGHTEFFGGSIFGQAVIIVQSGIGKVQAGITASILINEFEVDALINSGSAGGIGEGLSVGEVVVSSQTAYHDVDVTASGYEVGQLPGLPARFDADPELVDEIMAAAKASGMESQKGLIVSGDQFIADSKKIATIKNNFPDAMCCEMEGAAIGQVAYENGIPYAVIRAMSDVGDEDADQSFDEFIIDAGKRSGQMLLNLFQEQSSRK, from the coding sequence ATGATATACGGAATTATTTGCGCAATGGATGAAGAACTTGCCATCCTAAAGAGTAATTTAGATAACGAAATTAGCAAACAAGTTGGCCATACTGAGTTTTTTGGAGGGTCAATTTTTGGACAGGCAGTGATCATTGTTCAATCAGGAATTGGTAAAGTCCAAGCTGGAATTACGGCTTCAATTTTAATTAATGAATTTGAGGTCGATGCCTTAATTAACTCCGGCTCAGCTGGCGGAATCGGTGAAGGCCTTTCAGTTGGAGAAGTAGTGGTATCTAGTCAAACTGCCTATCACGACGTTGACGTGACCGCTTCAGGCTATGAAGTTGGCCAACTACCTGGACTACCTGCCAGATTTGATGCTGATCCTGAACTAGTTGATGAAATCATGGCTGCAGCGAAAGCTAGCGGAATGGAGTCACAAAAGGGATTAATCGTTTCTGGTGACCAATTTATTGCCGATTCTAAAAAAATAGCAACGATTAAAAACAACTTTCCAGACGCAATGTGTTGTGAGATGGAAGGCGCCGCGATTGGCCAAGTTGCTTATGAAAACGGCATTCCCTATGCAGTGATTCGAGCAATGTCAGATGTTGGGGACGAAGATGCTGACCAATCGTTTGATGAATTTATTATTGATGCGGGAAAACGCTCAGGACAAATGTTACTTAACTTATTCCAGGAACAATCATCAAGGAAGTGA